The window TTGGAGACGATCGAGCTCGACGTGTGCGGCGCGGCGTGGACCATCTTGGCGCCTGCGTCCTGATGCTGGCCCTCGCCCGCGAACGCGATCGAGAGAACCTCACCCTTGGCGTGCTCACCGGTCATCACGACGCCGGGGTACTTCATCGTGACCTTGGAGCCGATGTTGCCGTCGACCCACTCCATGGTCGCGCCCTCCTGGGCCATGGCGCGCTTGGTGACCAGGTTGTAGACGTTGTTCGACCAGTTCTGGATCGTCGTGTAGCGGCAGCGGCCGCCCTTCTTCACGATGATCTCGACGACGGCGGAGTGCAGCGAGTCCGACGAGTAGATCGGCGCGGTGCAGCCCTCGACGTAGTGCACGTAGGCGTCCTCGTCGACGATGATCAGCGTCCGCTCGAACTGACCCATGTTCTCGGTGTTGATCCGGAAGTAGGCCTGCAGCGGGATGTCGACATGCACGCCCTTCGGCACGTAGATGAACGAGCCACCGGACCAGACCGCGGTGTTCAGCGCGGAGAACTTGTTGTCTCCGGCCGGGATGACCTTGCCGAAGTACTCCTGGAAGAGCTCCGGGTGCTCCCGCAGGCCCGTGTCGGTGTCGAGGAAGATGACGCCCTGCTCCTCGAGGTCCTCACGGATCTGGTGGTACACGACCTCGGACTCGTACTGCGCGGCGACGCCGGCGACGAGGCGCTGCTTCTCGGCCTCGGGGATGCCCAGACGGTCGTAGGTGTTCTTGATGTCGTCGGGCAGCTCGTCCCAGGACGTGGCCTGCTTCTCCGTCGACCGGACGAAGTACTTGATGTTGTCGAAGTCGATGCCCGACAGGTCGGACCCCCACGTCGGCATCGGCTTCTTCTCGAAGAGCTTCAGCCCCTTGAGGCGGAGGTCGAGCATCCACTCGGGC of the Sporichthya polymorpha DSM 43042 genome contains:
- the sufB gene encoding Fe-S cluster assembly protein SufB encodes the protein MTSTADALEGIGRYDFGWADPDVAGASARRGLSEDVVRDISAKKSEPEWMLDLRLKGLKLFEKKPMPTWGSDLSGIDFDNIKYFVRSTEKQATSWDELPDDIKNTYDRLGIPEAEKQRLVAGVAAQYESEVVYHQIREDLEEQGVIFLDTDTGLREHPELFQEYFGKVIPAGDNKFSALNTAVWSGGSFIYVPKGVHVDIPLQAYFRINTENMGQFERTLIIVDEDAYVHYVEGCTAPIYSSDSLHSAVVEIIVKKGGRCRYTTIQNWSNNVYNLVTKRAMAQEGATMEWVDGNIGSKVTMKYPGVVMTGEHAKGEVLSIAFAGEGQHQDAGAKMVHAAPHTSSSIVSKSVARGGGRTSYRGLIKVQEGAHHSKSTVRCDALLVDTISRSDTYPYVDVREDDVALGHEATVSKVSEDQLFYLMSRGLSEDEAMAMIVRGFVEPIARELPMEYALELNRLIELQMEGAVG